In one window of Candidatus Nanopelagicales bacterium DNA:
- a CDS encoding MBL fold metallo-hydrolase: MTYNGHVRPGGAAAVRELAGIVITKMAVGAMGNNVYLVRDRDTGAQLLIDAAAEPARILDLIGPDGLVGIVTTHSHPDHWQALADVAAATRAVTMSPAADAPLILVPTAVLLRDGDEVEAGSSKLRVIELPGHTPGSIALLYDDPDGYPHVFTGDSLFPGGVGKTWSDEDFRRLLGEVTEHLFDQLPDETWVYPGHGDDTTLGRERPHLGDWSARGW; the protein is encoded by the coding sequence ATGACCTACAACGGGCACGTAAGACCTGGTGGCGCTGCGGCGGTCCGTGAGCTCGCCGGCATCGTAATCACGAAGATGGCCGTCGGCGCCATGGGCAACAACGTGTACCTAGTCCGCGATCGCGATACCGGTGCCCAGCTGCTCATCGACGCGGCAGCGGAACCGGCGCGGATCTTGGACTTGATCGGACCCGACGGACTCGTCGGCATCGTTACTACGCACAGCCACCCGGACCATTGGCAGGCTCTAGCGGATGTGGCCGCCGCGACCCGCGCGGTGACGATGTCGCCAGCCGCAGACGCGCCACTGATCCTCGTGCCCACAGCGGTATTGCTGCGCGACGGGGACGAGGTTGAAGCGGGATCGTCGAAACTGAGGGTGATCGAGCTTCCAGGCCACACGCCTGGCTCGATAGCGCTGCTCTACGACGACCCGGACGGCTACCCTCACGTCTTCACGGGCGACAGCCTCTTCCCAGGTGGTGTCGGCAAGACCTGGTCCGACGAGGACTTCCGCCGCCTACTTGGCGAGGTGACCGAGCACCTGTTTGATCAGCTTCCCGATGAGACGTGGGTGTACCCGGGTCATGGCGACGACACGACTCTGGGCCGAGAGCGCCCGCATCTGGGCGATTGGTCCGCACGCGGCTGGTGA
- a CDS encoding type II secretion system F family protein yields the protein MLAAGLVAVVAAITLAALAVVPGSPDPTADFVAKLRRTAAPAEYLVPASPRGESGESPSRLVSIGRRATSRREMSLLERQIDATGAAWTLDQVLAFRALAAFGCAAAGLASMALWVRDGRAASLSIAVLAGTTYFLPNLVLHHRGHQRKEQIRRDLPDIMDLLTITVEAGLAFDAALSQVAARASGPLAEELRRANQELRVGNGRAAVFKALAARTGVPEVRAFAAAVIQATRDGLPLGKVLRAQADEVRVKRLQAAEESAQKIGVKITVPLVFFILPSLLIVLLGPAAITAIDSGLVGQ from the coding sequence ATGCTCGCCGCCGGTCTCGTCGCGGTAGTGGCGGCGATCACGCTGGCGGCGCTGGCCGTTGTGCCGGGCTCGCCAGATCCCACGGCTGATTTCGTGGCCAAGCTTCGGCGAACTGCGGCGCCCGCTGAGTATCTGGTACCAGCCAGTCCGCGGGGCGAGTCCGGAGAGTCGCCGTCGAGGCTGGTGTCAATCGGCCGCAGGGCTACCTCGCGGAGGGAAATGTCCCTGCTCGAGCGACAGATCGATGCGACTGGCGCCGCCTGGACGTTGGACCAGGTCCTTGCCTTCCGCGCGCTCGCGGCCTTCGGGTGTGCCGCAGCGGGGCTGGCGTCGATGGCGCTATGGGTCAGGGATGGCAGAGCCGCGTCTCTGTCCATCGCAGTACTGGCCGGGACGACGTACTTCCTGCCCAACCTTGTCCTGCACCACCGCGGCCATCAGCGCAAGGAACAGATCAGGCGGGACCTGCCGGACATCATGGATCTGTTGACGATCACCGTGGAAGCGGGCCTGGCCTTCGATGCGGCGCTGTCCCAGGTGGCCGCCAGGGCAAGCGGGCCTTTGGCGGAGGAGTTGCGGCGGGCCAACCAGGAGCTGCGGGTCGGCAATGGCCGTGCAGCGGTGTTCAAGGCTCTGGCCGCCAGAACAGGCGTGCCCGAAGTCAGAGCCTTCGCCGCCGCGGTGATTCAGGCGACCAGAGACGGTTTGCCCTTGGGGAAAGTGTTGCGGGCCCAGGCCGACGAAGTCCGGGTCAAGCGCTTGCAGGCAGCCGAGGAGTCCGCACAGAAGATCGGAGTGAAGATCACGGTGCCGCTGGTGTTCTTCATACTGCCGTCGCTACTCATCGTCTTGCTAGGCCCGGCCGCGATAACCGCGATCGACAGTGGGCTAGTCGGGCAGTAG